One part of the Paramormyrops kingsleyae isolate MSU_618 chromosome 2, PKINGS_0.4, whole genome shotgun sequence genome encodes these proteins:
- the LOC140587740 gene encoding uncharacterized protein yields ILAPQQHQHYHPLTQRKQKTVKCTSCGLILNRRNLRIHLRRRHTPIKMDITAQNHLSAQCVDYTNGVFAVAKSFIAPSTPVRVIKRTWGPEQKTMCELDICRINAEFAERSNLRPFECHHIQSLVYCPPARMDTPSLTEDVLQVMVHDKWFGEDKKERCLVRQREANDAGVPLSCLVTVCGPPYKKHISVYESTISYYSRLGRVVVRYNSKIISWHCPCANPRQSCIPKYVAKWHLFETDQALFRKTRSVEENITEHFPIDMESFDLEEGAPYSPEGKNLSRMVQYIFHKKKLPAIFPSDVVKTIHFPVHFIPSETFCSECLEPTPLSEPVLITSKAKILTITDVIEGISVYRKWCYRCGMAYRYQEWTDGVHNFDDHTLLSIYMCHFLRNTLQTHQAVGSAMDVLEKTSGKTYPSRERVLQAYLSFEALSDLGYTYACVSCGYHPVSVVMDLHEKGVFSMPVSSIEEPSQTFDGKVSVENFWEMVSLEMISRGLVPSNKSNPFVVHPSYHSWAPWIGPHTRDRDVVLNTEYKEVYSACSAKEESEFNLTEDRLTDELLKLKMEAVRALCRQCGIDPKGSRMDLVTRLQQEMKNRASYDKVFSQIWGASGGWAVVTCPCAVVYGVKFNIRAESPRDFADLLLSMKHFPNIVLYDFARGLATHTNLRDPESLPFKPHGGRLLEPTEDNIRCATTGQIKVSLPWLVTKKPVPDENGHPITGSSEHYALYDRFHEANSKDARDVLRKVELVPELRGWINSPCAEQLFAGMRKNNHFLNMMTPSSHVFLMRNILCHYNNARNSRTIESMKKRLGKGVDIQLNSNGQTVLAPAEAPAEQAQTTTAAPAHGMTTAASPGDLPVCSDDCWGLPHLEHTSARSEIRDSEVRL; encoded by the exons atcctggctcctcagcagcaccagcactaccaccccctcacccaaagaaagcagaaaacagtgaagtgtactagctgtggcctaatccttaatagacggaacctacggatacatcttcgaagacgtcacactcccatcaaaatggacattacggcacagaaccacctcagtgctcagtgtgttgattacacaaatggagtgtttgcagtagcaaagtcttttatagcacccagcacaccagtacgtgtcattaaaaggacatggggtcctgaacaaaaaacaatgtgtgagctggatatctgcagaattaatgcagagtttgcagagaggtcaaaccttcgtccatttgagtgccaccacattcagtccctcgtgtactgccctccagccagaatggacactccatcacttacagaggatgttttgcaggtgatggtacatgacaagtggtttggggaagacaaaaaggaaaggtgtttggtacgtcagagagaagcaaatgatgcaggagtcccgttgtcctgtctggtgactgtgtgtggacccccctacaaaaagcacatttctgtatacgagtcaactatctcctattacagccggcttggcagagtggtggtaaggtacaattctaaaatcatttcatggcattgtccttgcgcgaacccaaggcagtcatgcatacctaaatatgttgccaagtggcatttatttgaaacggaccaggcactcttcagaaaaaccagaagtgtggaggagaacatcacagaacattttccaattgacatggaaagttttgacctagaagaaggagctccatactcacctgaaggcaaaaatctgtcgcggatggttcaatacatttttcataagaagaaactgcctgcgattttcccctcagacgtggtcaagaccattcatttccctgtgcacttcataccatcagaaaccttttgctcagaatgtttagagcccactcctctaagcgaacctgtgctgattacatctaaggctaaaatcctaacaatcactgatgtcatagaag gaatttcagtgtacagaaaatggtgctacaggtgtggtatggcatatcgataccaggagtggactgatggtgtccacaatttcgatgaccacacacttctgtccatatacatgtgccattttctacgcaatacacttcag actcatcaggcagtagggagtgccatggatgtgttggagaagacctctggtaaaacctatccatccagggaaagggtcctgcaggcttatttaagctttgaagcactgtcagacctcggttacacatatgcttgtgtatcgtgtggttatcatccagtatctgttgtgatggaccttcatgagaagggcgtttttagcatgcctg tgagcagcattgaggaaccatctcagacttttgatggaaaggtaagtgttgaaaatttctgggagatggtttcccttgaaatgatcagccgtgggttggtcccaa gcaacaagtcaaacccatttgtcgtccatcccagttaccatagttgggctccgtggattggtcctcacacaagagatagggatgttgtactcaacactgaatacaaagaagtgtattctgcttgtagtgcaaaggaggaatctgagtttaacctcacagaggaccgactgactgatgaacttcttaagctcaag atggaagctgtgcgtgctctgtgccgacagtgtggcatagaccccaaaggctcacggatggacctggtaacgagacttcaacaagaaatgaagaacagagcgagttatgataaggtgttttcacagatctggggagcttctg gtggatgggctgtggtcacctgtccttgtgctgtggtgtatggtgttaagttcaacataagggctgagagcccccgggactttgctgaccttttattgtcgatgaaacattttccaaacattgtattatatgattttgcgagagggttggcaacacataccaacctaagagatccagaatcattacccttcaaacctcatgggggtaggttacttgagcctactgaagataacatcagatgtgccactactggacagataaaagtgagcttgccatggctagtcaccaagaagccagttcctgatgaaaatggccaccctataactggatcgtctgagcattatgctctttatgatagatttcatgaggcaaactcaaaagatgccagggatgtcttgcgaaaggtggaactggtcccagagttacgtggttggatcaacagcccgtgtgctgaacagctctttgctggaatgaggaaaaacaatcattttctcaacatgatgactccctcatcgcatgtctttttgatgcgaaatattttgtgtcactacaacaatgctagaaattcaagaaccatagaaagcatgaagaagagattgggcaaaggagtggacatacagttaaattccaatggtcagacagttttgg caccagctgaagcaccagccgaacaagcacaaacaacaacagcagcaccagctcatggtatgacaactgcagcatcccctg gagatctaccagtgtgcagtgatgactgctggggactaccacatctggagcacacaagtgcccgatcggaaatcagagactcagag gtcagattatga
- the LOC140587720 gene encoding uncharacterized protein: VPLILAPQQHQHYHPLTQRKQKTVKCTSCGLILNRRNLRIHLRRRHTPIKMDITAQNHLSAQCVDYTNGVFAVAKSFIAPSTPVRVIKRTWGPEQKTMCELDICRINAEFAERSNLRPFECHHIQSLVYCPPARMDTPSLTEDVLQVMVHDKWFGEDKKERCLVRQREANDAGVPLSCLVTVCGPPYKKHISVYESTISYYSRLGRVVVRYNSKIISWHCPCANPRQSCIPKYVAKWHLFETDQALFRKTRSVEENITEHFPIDMESFDLEEGAPYSPEGKNLSRMVQYIFHKKKLPAIFPSDVVKTIHFPVHFIPSETFCSECLEPTPLSEPVLITSKAKILTITDVIEGISVYRKWCYRCGMAYRYQEWTDGVHNFDDHTLLSIYMCHFLRNTLQTHQAVGSAMDVLEKTSGKTYPSRERVLQAYLSFEALSDLGYTYACVSCGYHPVSVVMDLHEKGVFSMPVSSIEEPSQTFDGKVSVENFWEMVSLEMISRGLVPSNKSNPFVVHPSYHSWAPWIGPHTRDRDVVLNTEYKEVYSACSAKEESEFNLTEDRLTDELLKLKMEAVRALCRQCGIDPKGSRMDLVTRLQQEMKNRASYDKVFSQIWGASGGWAVVTCPCAVVYGVKFNIRAESPRDFADLLLSMKHFPNIVLYDFARGLATHTNLRDPESLPFKPHGGRLLEPTEDNIRCATTGQIKVSLPWLVTKKPVPDENGHPITGSSEHYALYDRFHEANSKDARDVLRKVELVPELRGWINSPCAEQLFAGMRKNNHFLNMMTPSSHVFLMRNILCHYNNARNSRTIESMKKRLGKGVDIQLNSNGQTVLAPAEAPAEQAQTTTAAPAHGMTTAASPGDLPVCSDDCWGLPHLEHTSARSEIRDSEVRL, encoded by the exons gttcctctgatcctggctcctcagcagcaccagcactaccaccctctcacccaaagaaagcagaaaacagtgaagtgtactagctgtggcctaatccttaatagacggaacctacggatacatcttcgaagacgtcacactcccatcaaaatggacattacggcacagaaccacctcagtgctcagtgtgttgattacacaaatggagtgtttgcagtagcaaagtcttttatagcacccagcacaccagtacgtgtcattaaaaggacatggggtcctgaacaaaaaacaatgtgtgagctggatatctgcagaattaatgcagagtttgcagagaggtcaaaccttcgtccatttgagtgccaccacattcagtccctcgtgtactgccctccagccagaatggacactccatcacttacagaggatgttttgcaggtgatggtacatgacaagtggtttggggaagacaaaaaggaaaggtgtttggtacgtcagagagaagcaaatgatgcaggagtcccgttgtcctgtctggtgactgtgtgtggacccccctacaaaaagcacatttctgtatacgagtcaactatctcctattacagccggcttggcagagtggtggtaaggtacaattctaaaatcatttcatggcattgtccttgcgcgaacccaaggcagtcatgcatacctaaatatgttgccaagtggcatttatttgaaacagaccaggcactcttcagaaaaaccagaagtgtggaggagaacatcacagaacattttccaattgacatggaaagttttgacctagaagaaggagctccatactcacctgaaggcaaaaatctgtcgcggatggttcaatacatttttcataagaagaaactgcctgcgattttcccctcagacgtggtcaagaccattcatttccctgtgcacttcataccatcagaaaccttttgctcagaatgtttagagcccactcctctaagcgaacctgtgctgattacatctaaggctaaaatcctaacaatcactgatgtcatagaag gaatttcagtgtacagaaaatggtgctacaggtgtggtatggcatatcgataccaggagtggactgatggtgtccacaatttcgatgaccacacacttctgtccatatacatgtgccattttctacgcaatacacttcag actcatcaggcagtagggagtgccatggatgtgttggagaagacctctggtaaaacctatccatccagggaaagggtcctgcaggcttatttaagctttgaagcactgtcagacctcggttacacatatgcttgtgtatcgtgtggttatcatccagtatctgttgtgatggaccttcatgagaagggcgtttttagcatgcctg tgagcagcattgaggaaccatctcagacttttgatggaaaggtaagtgttgaaaatttctgggagatggtttcccttgaaatgatcagccgtgggttggtcccaa gcaacaagtcaaacccatttgtcgtccatcccagttaccatagttgggctccgtggattggtcctcacacaagagatagggatgttgtactcaacactgaatacaaagaagtgtattctgcttgtagtgcaaaggaggaatctgagtttaacctcacagaggaccgactgactgatgaacttcttaagctcaag atggaagctgtgcgtgctctgtgccgacagtgtggcatagaccccaaaggctcacggatggacctggtaacgagacttcaacaagaaatgaagaacagagcgagttatgataaggtgttttcacagatctggggagcttctg gtggatgggctgtggtcacctgtccttgtgctgtggtgtatggtgttaagttcaacataagggctgagagcccccgggactttgctgaccttttattgtcgatgaaacattttccaaacattgtattatatgattttgcgagagggttggcaacacataccaacctaagagatccagaatcattacccttcaaacctcatgggggtaggttacttgagcctactgaagataacatcagatgtgccactactggacagataaaagtgagcttgccatggctagtcaccaagaagccagttcctgatgaaaatggccaccctataactggatcgtctgagcattatgctctttatgatagatttcatgaggcaaactcaaaagatgccagggatgtcttgcgaaaggtggaactggtcccagagttacgtggttggatcaacagcccgtgtgctgaacagctctttgctggaatgaggaaaaacaatcattttctcaacatgatgactccctcatcgcatgtctttttgatgcgaaatattttgtgtcactacaacaatgctagaaattcaagaaccatagaaagcatgaagaagagattgggcaaaggagtggacatacagttaaattccaatggtcagacagttttgg caccagctgaagcaccagccgaacaagcacaaacaacaacagcagcaccagctcatggtatgacaactgcagcatcccctg gagatctaccagtgtgcagtgatgactgctggggactaccacatctggagcacacaagtgcccgatcggaaatcagagactcagag gtcagattatga